Proteins encoded together in one Quercus lobata isolate SW786 chromosome 3, ValleyOak3.0 Primary Assembly, whole genome shotgun sequence window:
- the LOC115981124 gene encoding uncharacterized protein At2g29880-like, whose amino-acid sequence MGNKKDTQKVKDTKTNFRWSQPMQNLLLEILADEALHGNKQSNTFKHASYAKVAEAITEKFMTECTPKHVEHRFKTLKTNWNTIALLRNKKSGFGWNDDLKMITCDRIVYDEEVEAHPNHAQFLNKKIEMFDEMALVVGKDMATGGFSKGVGDIGVEALDDSPPLVDADVDDISKKKQVDPSHVASNETRSHRKRSHATMIEDAVYQDLSIQLGKVASAIEKISENQLNFGSLYEEVMKMDGFEENMLASTFDHLNGDEKQARSFMLKNDKLRRQWLQNFFDNYLSQF is encoded by the exons ATGGGAAATAAAAAGGATACTCAGAAGGTCAAGGACACCAAGACCAACTTCAGGTGGTCACAACCAATGCAGAATTTATTACTTGAGATACTTGCAGATGAGGCTCTTCATGGAAACAAGCAATCCAACACATTTAAACATGCATCATATGCTAAAGTAGCTGAAGCAATTACTGAGAAATTTATGACTGAATGTACTCCAAAGCATGTGGAACATCGCTTTAAAACACTTAAAACCAATTGGAATACAATTGCATTACTTCGTAATAAGAAAAGTGGGTTTGGATGGAATGATGATTTGAAAATGATCACCTGTGATAGGATAGTGTATGATGAAGAAGTCGAG GCACATCCAAATCATGCACAATTTCTAAACAAGAAAATTGAGATGTTTGATGAGATGGCTTTGGTTGTGGGTAAGGATATGGCTACAGGAGGTTTTTCCAAGGGAGTAGGTGATATAGGTGTAGAAGCATTGGATGACTCACCTCCGCTTGTTGATGCTGATGTTGATGACATATCCAAAAAGAAGCAAGTTGATCCCTCACATGTGGCCTCAAATGAAACAAGGTCTCACAGGAAACGAAGTCATGCTACTATGATTGAAGATGCTGTTTACCAAGATTTGTCCATACAACTTGGTAAGGTTGCTTCTGCAATAGAAAAGATTTCTGAAAATCAGCTAAATTTTGGTAGTCTTTATGAAGAAGTTATGAAGATGGatggatttgaagaaaatatgcTTGCATCTACATTTGACCATTTGAATGGGGATGAAAAACAAGCAAGGTCATTCATGTTGAAAAATGACAAGCTCCGTAGACAATGGTTGCAGAACTTCTTTGACAACTATTTAAGCCAATTTTGA
- the LOC115981125 gene encoding protein ANTAGONIST OF LIKE HETEROCHROMATIN PROTEIN 1-like, which produces MDNPSLPAAIMGAATSVIALGVVLLKGLRSRRIMPREPHVNREYEREIYMNDILCRGDMRCLHHIRMRPIAFYALCKILSGNNLLQETIHMSIKEQVLIFLHTIGHDVRFRVVGGRFYRSVETVHRYFRHVLRAILQLYKHMIREPDKDTPLEIRNSNRFNSYFKDCVGAIDGTHVRASVPIQIQGRFRGRKDGTTQNVLTAANFGLKFTYVLASWEGSAHDSRVLNDALSRPRGLKILEVRRGIISPYRGVRYHLKEFSDNPPRNDKELFNLRHSSLRTSIECCFGVLKKRFRVLDAEPFWSFPTQVDVVLACCIIHNHIIGVDPLDSIMNNGLRGSPLANDSTSRRVQQSQREVQEENREWVQIRDDICRNMWEDYNAME; this is translated from the exons ATGGATAACCCATCACTTCCTGCTGCCATAATGGGGGCAGCTACATCTGTTATTGCTTTGGGTGTTGTTCTTTTGAAAGGACTAAGATCTAGAAGAATTATGCCTAGAGAACCTCATGTTAATCGAGAGTATGAAAGAGAGATATATATGAATGATATTCTTTGTAGAGGTGATATGCGTTGTCTCCATCATATAAGGATGAGACCTATTGCTTTTTATGCGCTATGCAAAATTTTGAGTGGGAATAATCTACTTCAAGAGACCATTCATATGTCCATTAAAGAAcaagtgttaatttttttacacaCTATTGGACATGATGTGAGGTTTCGAGTTGTTGGTGGGAGGTTTTATAGATCAGTTGAGACAGTGCACCGATACTTTAGGCATGTCCTTAGAGCTATTTTGCAATTATACAAACACATGATTAGAGAGCCTGACAAAGATACACCCTTGGAGATAAGAAATAGCAACAGGTTTAACTCCTATTTTAAG GATTGTGTGGGAGCTATTGATGGAACTCATGTTCGTGCATCTGTTCCAATTCAAATACAAGGAAGGTTTCGCGGCAGAAAGGATGGAACAACACAAAATGTCCTCACTGCTGCTAACTTTGGCTTAAAATTCACTTATGTATTAGCTAGTTGGGAAGGAAGTGCCCATGATTCACGTGTCTTAAATGATGCACTCTCTAGGCCAAGAGGATTAAAAATTCTTGAAG TTCGGAGAGGAATTATATCCCCTTATCGTGGTGTTCGTTACCATTTAAAAGAGTTTAGTGATAACCCGCCAAGAAATGACAAAGAATTATTCAATCTTCGCCATTCTTCTTTACGCACTAGCATTGAGTGttgttttggggttttgaaGAAACGTTTCCGTGTGTTAGATGCAGAACCTTTTTGGTCATTCCCAACACAAGTGGATGTAGTCTTAGCTTGTTGCATAATTCACAATCATATCATAGGAGTTGACCCTTTAGACTCAATTATGAACAATGGGCTTCGTGGTAGTCCACTTGCAAATGACAGTACAAGTAGAAGAGTCCAACAATCACAAAGGGAAGTCcaagaagaaaatagagaatggGTTCAAATACGAGATGATATCTGTCGTAATATGTGGGAGGATTATAATGCTATGGAGTGA